The proteins below come from a single Procambarus clarkii isolate CNS0578487 chromosome 44, FALCON_Pclarkii_2.0, whole genome shotgun sequence genomic window:
- the LOC123745419 gene encoding hydroxylysine kinase isoform X3 translates to MSAEMVMVKMSASYKGMLQPGQIIRPLVKQSDIPQLVNRIFGLTTVSVKELNSYDDKNFHIKVESTINNPHIKEIFPNGYVLKILNSMDSMNEKLVDAQNEAMLFLHSRGFNVPEPQKNIHGTFKTLERFSMSSDELVKNNGVLHGDFNEQNIIVNAKPCEPITFHIDGLLDFGDMQYSCYLFEIAIGIMYQMVDVKCMPPSDAGGYMLAGYLTQRSLSETEWNILKECVAARFAQSLVMGAYSYDQDPGNEYLLITAAKGWDILFHFWNTPKEDIISHWKKIIKSYKNKN, encoded by the exons ATGtctgctgagatggtgatg GTCAAGATGTCTGCTTCGTACAAAGGAATGTTACAACCCGGTCAAATAATTCGGCCATTAGTGAAACAGAGTGACATTCCACAATTAGTAAACAGGATCTTCGGCCTTACCACTGTATCTGTCAAGGAACTCAACAGCTATGATGACAAAAACTTTCATATAAAG GTTGAGTCAACAATAAACAATCCACATATTAAGGAGATATTTCCAAATGGATATGTGTTGAAGATTCTTAACTCTATGGACAGTATGAATGAAAAGCTTGTCGATGCTCAGAATGAAGCAATGTTGTTCCTTCACTCCCGTGGCTTCAATGTTCCAGAACCTCAAAAGAACATTCATGGAACTTTCAAGACATTAGAGAGGTTCAGTATGTCTTCTGACGAGTTAGTTAAAAATAATG GTGTTCTCCACGGAGACTTCAATGAACAAAACATTATTGTAAATGCAAAGCCTTGTGAACCCATCACCTTCCATATTGATGGTCTTCTTGACTTTGGAGACATGCAATACTCATGTTATTTATTTGAGATTGCCATTGGTATCATGTACCAAATGGTTGATGTCAAATGCATGCCACCAAGTGATGCAGGAGGATATATGTTGGCTGGTTATCTTACACAGAGAAGTCTGTCTGAGACTGAATGGAATATTTTGAAG GAGTGTGTTGCTGCCCGATTTGCTCAGAGTTTAGTCATGGGTGCGTACAGCTACGACCAGGATCCTGGGAATGAGTACCTGCTCATTACAGCTGCTAAAGGCTGGGACATACTCTTTCACTTCTGGAATACACCAAAAGAAGATATTATTAGTCACTGGAAAAAAATTATTAAGTCATACAAAAATAAGAATTAA
- the LOC123745419 gene encoding hydroxylysine kinase isoform X1 has protein sequence MSAEMVMVKMSASYKGMLQPGQIIRPLVKQSDIPQLVNRIFGLTTVSVKELNSYDDKNFHIKVESTINNPHIKEIFPNGYVLKILNSMDSMNEKLVDAQNEAMLFLHSRGFNVPEPQKNIHGTFKTLERFSMSSDELVKNNVNEQLCGLHIVRLLTFIEGKILHQVPYTAELSFECGAYIAKLDNELKDFPNEDLKLRKFLWMLDSIPELSKYVYAVKDEKCIQLVQEILEAWKLNVMPEIPGLEKGVLHGDFNEQNIIVNAKPCEPITFHIDGLLDFGDMQYSCYLFEIAIGIMYQMVDVKCMPPSDAGGYMLAGYLTQRSLSETEWNILKECVAARFAQSLVMGAYSYDQDPGNEYLLITAAKGWDILFHFWNTPKEDIISHWKKIIKSYKNKN, from the exons ATGtctgctgagatggtgatg GTCAAGATGTCTGCTTCGTACAAAGGAATGTTACAACCCGGTCAAATAATTCGGCCATTAGTGAAACAGAGTGACATTCCACAATTAGTAAACAGGATCTTCGGCCTTACCACTGTATCTGTCAAGGAACTCAACAGCTATGATGACAAAAACTTTCATATAAAG GTTGAGTCAACAATAAACAATCCACATATTAAGGAGATATTTCCAAATGGATATGTGTTGAAGATTCTTAACTCTATGGACAGTATGAATGAAAAGCTTGTCGATGCTCAGAATGAAGCAATGTTGTTCCTTCACTCCCGTGGCTTCAATGTTCCAGAACCTCAAAAGAACATTCATGGAACTTTCAAGACATTAGAGAGGTTCAGTATGTCTTCTGACGAGTTAGTTAAAAATAATG TTAATGAGCAGCTATGTGGTCTTCACATTGTAAGGTTATTGACATTCATTGAAGGGAAGATCCTACACCAAGTTCCATACACTGCAGAACTGTCCTTTGAGTGTGGAGCATACATTGCAAAATTAGATAATGAGCTCAAG GATTTTCCTAATGAGGACTTAAAGTTAAGAAAATTTCTTTGGATGCTGGACAGCATCCCAGAATTGTCTAAATATGTTTATGCTGTAAAGGACGAGAAGTGCATTCAGCTGGTCCAGGAAATCTTAGAGGCATGGAAACTGAACGTAATGCCAGAAATTCCAGGGCTTGAGAAAG GTGTTCTCCACGGAGACTTCAATGAACAAAACATTATTGTAAATGCAAAGCCTTGTGAACCCATCACCTTCCATATTGATGGTCTTCTTGACTTTGGAGACATGCAATACTCATGTTATTTATTTGAGATTGCCATTGGTATCATGTACCAAATGGTTGATGTCAAATGCATGCCACCAAGTGATGCAGGAGGATATATGTTGGCTGGTTATCTTACACAGAGAAGTCTGTCTGAGACTGAATGGAATATTTTGAAG GAGTGTGTTGCTGCCCGATTTGCTCAGAGTTTAGTCATGGGTGCGTACAGCTACGACCAGGATCCTGGGAATGAGTACCTGCTCATTACAGCTGCTAAAGGCTGGGACATACTCTTTCACTTCTGGAATACACCAAAAGAAGATATTATTAGTCACTGGAAAAAAATTATTAAGTCATACAAAAATAAGAATTAA
- the LOC123745419 gene encoding hydroxylysine kinase isoform X2, producing MSASYKGMLQPGQIIRPLVKQSDIPQLVNRIFGLTTVSVKELNSYDDKNFHIKVESTINNPHIKEIFPNGYVLKILNSMDSMNEKLVDAQNEAMLFLHSRGFNVPEPQKNIHGTFKTLERFSMSSDELVKNNVNEQLCGLHIVRLLTFIEGKILHQVPYTAELSFECGAYIAKLDNELKDFPNEDLKLRKFLWMLDSIPELSKYVYAVKDEKCIQLVQEILEAWKLNVMPEIPGLEKGVLHGDFNEQNIIVNAKPCEPITFHIDGLLDFGDMQYSCYLFEIAIGIMYQMVDVKCMPPSDAGGYMLAGYLTQRSLSETEWNILKECVAARFAQSLVMGAYSYDQDPGNEYLLITAAKGWDILFHFWNTPKEDIISHWKKIIKSYKNKN from the exons ATGTCTGCTTCGTACAAAGGAATGTTACAACCCGGTCAAATAATTCGGCCATTAGTGAAACAGAGTGACATTCCACAATTAGTAAACAGGATCTTCGGCCTTACCACTGTATCTGTCAAGGAACTCAACAGCTATGATGACAAAAACTTTCATATAAAG GTTGAGTCAACAATAAACAATCCACATATTAAGGAGATATTTCCAAATGGATATGTGTTGAAGATTCTTAACTCTATGGACAGTATGAATGAAAAGCTTGTCGATGCTCAGAATGAAGCAATGTTGTTCCTTCACTCCCGTGGCTTCAATGTTCCAGAACCTCAAAAGAACATTCATGGAACTTTCAAGACATTAGAGAGGTTCAGTATGTCTTCTGACGAGTTAGTTAAAAATAATG TTAATGAGCAGCTATGTGGTCTTCACATTGTAAGGTTATTGACATTCATTGAAGGGAAGATCCTACACCAAGTTCCATACACTGCAGAACTGTCCTTTGAGTGTGGAGCATACATTGCAAAATTAGATAATGAGCTCAAG GATTTTCCTAATGAGGACTTAAAGTTAAGAAAATTTCTTTGGATGCTGGACAGCATCCCAGAATTGTCTAAATATGTTTATGCTGTAAAGGACGAGAAGTGCATTCAGCTGGTCCAGGAAATCTTAGAGGCATGGAAACTGAACGTAATGCCAGAAATTCCAGGGCTTGAGAAAG GTGTTCTCCACGGAGACTTCAATGAACAAAACATTATTGTAAATGCAAAGCCTTGTGAACCCATCACCTTCCATATTGATGGTCTTCTTGACTTTGGAGACATGCAATACTCATGTTATTTATTTGAGATTGCCATTGGTATCATGTACCAAATGGTTGATGTCAAATGCATGCCACCAAGTGATGCAGGAGGATATATGTTGGCTGGTTATCTTACACAGAGAAGTCTGTCTGAGACTGAATGGAATATTTTGAAG GAGTGTGTTGCTGCCCGATTTGCTCAGAGTTTAGTCATGGGTGCGTACAGCTACGACCAGGATCCTGGGAATGAGTACCTGCTCATTACAGCTGCTAAAGGCTGGGACATACTCTTTCACTTCTGGAATACACCAAAAGAAGATATTATTAGTCACTGGAAAAAAATTATTAAGTCATACAAAAATAAGAATTAA